A stretch of DNA from Glycine max cultivar Williams 82 chromosome 18, Glycine_max_v4.0, whole genome shotgun sequence:
ATAGGTTTTACTGTCCATATCATATTATTAGGActgtggaatcaagaaatgtCAAGTTTCTTGAAGATGACTTGATCAATAGGAGTGATCAATTGAGGGACTTAGGTTCTGAAATTGATCATATAGAGTCTCAACCTTCCACATCAAgtgaaagattggttgtaattcatacccCTCAAGTTCAAAGGGATGATGAACAACACATAATTGATATTCCACAACATGTTGCTAATAATCcagtagatcaagttgatcatcaaattcctaaaaatgatgaacaactagttgaacaacatgatccccaagaaaatgttgatgcaacacAACATTAAGGAGGTAtactagagtaagaaaatcaattattcttagtgattatattgtatacttgcaagaatctgactataatattggagctgaaaaggatcctgaaacttttgatcaagccatgagttgtaaagagtcaaatttatggtatgatgtcatgaaggatgagatgaattcCATGCAGAGTAACGGagtttggaaccttgtagagttgtCTAATGGGGCAAAGGCCATTGGCTATAAATGGGTCTTTATGACCAAATGGATTCATTAGGCAACACTGAGAGATACAAGGCAAGACTtattgctaagggatttactcaaaaagaaGAAATCGACTACATAGAGACTTTTTCTCCTGTATCTAAAAAAGACTATCTTCGTATCATCTTGGCATTAGTTGTTAATTTTAACCTtgagttgcaacaaatggatgtgaaaacaacctttcttaatggtgatttagaaTAGGAACCTGAAGTTCTCTCCTTTAGCAGTGGTGGgcatttggtttgcaagcttaataCATCTATATATGATTTAAAACAAGCCTCCTATCAAtggtaccttaagtttcatgggataatttcttcatttggtttttATGAAAACCCCATGAATGTatgcatataccacaaggtcagtgggaataaaatatgttttcttgttttatttgtagatgatattttacttgcagCCAATGATCGGGGCTTGCTACATGAgatgaaacaatttctctctaataattttgacatgaaggatatgggtgatgcatcttatgtcattgacattaagattcatagagatagaCCTCGAGGTATTTTAGGTCTATCACaggaaacctatattaacaaaagTTTAGAGAGATTTCGGATGAAAGATTGTTTACCAAGTGTCGCTCCCATTGTGAAGAGTGATAGttttaatttgaaccaatgcccaaagaatgactttgagGGGGAACTGATGAAAAACATTCcttatgcttcagttgttggaagtctcatgtatgctcaagtatgcacAAGGCCTAACATTGCTTTTGTAGTTAGAATGTTAGAAAGATATcagagtaatccaggtattAACCATTGAAgagctgcaaagaaagtgatgagatacCTTCAAGGGACCTAAGATTACATGTTTATGTATAGACAAACAAACAATCTAGATGTAATTGGTTATTCAGACTCATACTTTGTTGGCTATGTTGATTCTCGCAAATCAACATCtgggtacattttcatgatgaTTGGTGGAATTATTTCATCAAGGAGTGTTAAACAGACTTTAAATATtacttctaccatggaagctgagtttgtctcttgctttgaggctacatcacatggtgtatgACTTAAGAGTTTCATTTCTAGGCTAAAGATAGTTATACTATTTTAAGGCCTTTGAGAATTTTCTACGATAActtagttgttatttttatgactaagaataacaaaagtggaagtccaagtaagcacatcgacattaagtacttagccattagagaaaaagtaaaagacaagaaagtgatCATTGAGCATATAAGCACCGAGTTGATGATCGTTGATCCTTTGACTATAGGCATACCACCGTTTAAATTCAAGGATCATGTAGAGAGAATGAGATTTGGTTTCACTTTATGACTGTATTCATACAGGTTAATgttgaaacttttatattgtgatattttctcatattcaaGTGTACATTGATTTATctgagaaaaattatgttttggaaCAAGGATAAGCATTGAgtttattcattaaattttatcacCACCTTGAGTATGCTACTTGTGAAATCGAACATGTTATAATATATGGATGATATTACTTGTTATAAGAGGAACTGTCACTATGGTTTGTATGTTCattccttaagaagattgaaCATGAACTTATTTTAATCAGTCAGTCAAAACGTTTAGACCAAGTaggagaatataaaaaaaaaattatctatacgTTTTAGAATGTCAATTGCTCCATCAATCTTGGAGTTGAAAATCCAAATATTAAATGACTACTAATGAATGATAATGATTACTAAAGTGGTAATGActattaattgataataatgaCTTCTAAATGAATGGTTAGAGATTTTAGTCTAACAACGTACCTTCAGACATATGTTACACAAGTGTCATGCCAAATAATGAATTAAGTGAACTCATTATTTACTCCAGTACATTAGAACGAGgtaaatgttaattttgtatCACGTGTTAATGCATAAACTCGTGTAAGAAGAACCAACCGTAGGTCCCAATGATGCCCATAAGAAAAGGAAATCGAAGAATCCAACTCCAACAGTTCATTATGGCATGTAGTTTGACTGGCAACACTCACATTACCAACTTATTTGACCAAAGGATGCAAGCAAAATAGGCGGATAAGAAATTCCAGAGACAGACGAAGCTTGATGAATAACATGAATCACTTTTCTTGTTGaattgttacaaaattgatGTGTTggtatgaaaataatatttacaagTATGATTTTAAACTAAGCAACCACTATGATCTTCCCACCAAAAATGGGAGAAAAAACAGAAGCATGAGAGTAGAATCATCTAAACCTTTTCCCTTGATAAAAACATCAGGGACTAAATTATGCCAGTTCATTTTTCACGGACACATTGCCATCCCTCTGATCTATGCTCAATGCTCCTCTATCCACAAAATTTACCATTCTGTGGGAAAGTACGCGAGACTTATCTATACATGTGGCATGACAAGTACCAATGATCAATGAAAGTAAGTTATTCCAAGACCTTTTCACCAGTTGAAAAAAGATTAAACACCACAGTTCCAACCAAATACAACACAACTGAAACCTTGAAAACATCATCCCAGGAGCCTGAAAATAGTCAAAGAAAACCAGCAGTATTATATTCTTGTCCCAAAGATCAGATTTCAATCAAGTATTAAGCACAACAAATTATGCTACAGAACTTCAACGGGAAGGTGgagattttataaaaacaattaaagtgGTTAAGAACTTTATTTACGTGATCATCAGTCTTCATTTAATCTAAAGAACAAAGAAATGAATGTTCTCTTAGGAAAAGAGGGGAAGCCAACTTAGGATGAACCACCTCAGTTTAACTCATGCTTGCTTACAAAGCTTCAGCATTGCATAATCTGGTAAATGTGAGACCAATATGTGCTCAAACCACAGCCttgagtttattttattaatttaattccttACTGTTTATCTAAAATAGataattgaataaaacaatTCTGAGACAGTAGTCTAGAAATACAGTATGAAAACATCACACCATGTTGCTTAAAATGAAAGTACCAACAATACCAAAAGGCTCACTGAGACTATTCACAGATTGCGCACAATGCAAACATATACTCAATCTTAATTAACTATTATAAGAGATGTAATAAAATCAATTGTGATCCTTCACTTAATAGCTCAAGTCTTAGAATGTGAGGCCTAACTCAACCTCATAAAACTAATTAGTAAGGTGAGGATTGTCCAAGAATTATAAGGACTACATTGGCATATGTCTAGTCAATGTGGGACCTCAGCACACCCTCTCACACCCAAGACTAGGCATCTAGAGCCTAGACATATATACAATTGACTCAATAATGATTCTAGGATAGGCTCACTTAAATTTTGGGTTTAAGACTATAACTCAACCTCACAAAAGTGGCTTGAAAGGTAAGGATTGCCCAAGCCTTGGAAGGAGTTAAGGACTACATTAGTCATATATTTAGTTGGGATCTAAGCATTAAGCTTTTAGTATAGTTAATAGTTAATCATTAACATTCAGTAACCAAGAAAATATGAGCAACAAATACTTACCATGTTGTAGAATGTAACCTGTTGCTGCTGTTCCAAAGACACCAGCCAATACTCCAGCGGTATTAGATAGACCAAGCAATATGCCCTAAGGACAAAAAGAggcaataaatattttctttttctttttccttcccaaATGACATTACTATTTAACCAACTAATTGTGAGATGACTGTAGATGGCCATGAATTAGCACACCTTCAAAGTATTTGTTGCATCATCATTCCACATATAACATATCAAATGTAGAACTCCAAATTGCAGAAAAATCTAAGTACAATGAATCCACTTACAGAATATCGAGGGGCGATATCTTGATGGTTTGAATACAATCCGGACTGAGAGAAAGCATCAGTTCCCTATTCAGGAAGAATttgaaaaagttatgaaagAGGAAGCTCAATAGGATGAATGGATGAACCGACACTTTCTAACTTTATATGAAGATTTAGCAAAATGAGAATGTGTAGTTAAGCTCATCAAGAGAAGTTCCAAGACCATTGtcaagaaaatttatatttgcCATTCAAATTTTCAGATTATGCAGTATGAACTAAAAATcgtaataaaattattgaagtGATACTCAAATTTAAGAAACTTCATACAAGTATTAAGTAACTTTCTCCAGAAACATACAAAGAAGAtacacaaatataagcaaattttATGTTAGGATTACACAGAGACTGCCTTCTCAGAATTAAAAATGTGCATAATACAAAACAAGAAGCAAACCTGGCTGCACGTCATACACAAAACAGCCATCACCGGAGAATTGACATGGCTCAATTGAGTTAAGAAGAAAGCTGGTCCGAGAAATCCAATTGTTTGCATTATCTGCAAAGATGTAGAACTAGATTGTGAAGCTTATAACTTTGTAGCAATGGAATTGAGTTTAGCAAACAAGTAGTCAAAGAAGTAGGCTGCTAAATACTTAAGGACATAGAAGGCAAAGAAAATTTGCCTCCAAATTTTGTAGAAATAGTTTTAAGCTTTATGCACCTCTCAAAAAGTAAGCCACATTAGTAAATTGTAACCTAAAAACTTGGGGTACAGCCCCAGCAACATATCAGAAAATTATATAGAAACATGTATTAACActttttctcaaattaaaatcgttaaaattaagaaacaaaatattatccagtttgaacttaattatatataaaacaagTGTAAGAACCTGTGGCAATTTGGAGatgcaaacaaaacaaagattggttttcttttcattttttattacttgaatATTAAAGGATAGGCAATAGTTCCCTAGCCCTTTATATAAAGGAAGTTGGTGAAGAATTCATCTAAAGAACTGTTTTTCCAAAAGGAAGCTTGATAATTGCCACCTATACTTGCATTTTTGCTGTATTTCTGATAATGCTTTTGGGCTATGTTTGTACCTCATTTACTTGAATTAggaataaaatcattttcaagTTAGAAATTTAGTTTTGTTACTTTCTCTGCTTGATATTTgcgtttttgttaattttgaagGATTTTGTTGAAGGGTGCCTTTGGAGAACTAGTAGGAAGCTCACTCAATGGAGCAGAGGAGGAATAAAGACCCAAGAAGTCCACTAAACTGACCTCGCTTAAGTGAGCCAAAATTTTGAGGTCCAAAATTAATTGACCTCGATTAAGTGAGGCCTTTTAGCCTGCTTAAGTGAGCCACATCCCTGGAAGCTTCAAATGTTGTCGCGCTTGCTTAAGCAAGCTTATCAGACATACCCAACTGCCATTACTAATATAAAAGACCCATGATTTAGGAAGAGTGGCATAAATTCAGAGGGCGAGAGAGAGCATTTTcagagaagaaaaaacaagagtGTGGCGGCATCTAAGTTCAAGGACTCTATTTTGATTATCTCTTCATCAAATCCTTTGGTTCCCATAGCTATGAGTAACTAATTCCACCTCCATTGGGTTTAATGTAATTAGACTACCTTCATGTTATTGCTGTTTCTCTTATTCAATAAAGCAATTGTTATTGTTCTTCTTTTGTGCCTATTGCCTGTTTTTTGATTGATCACCTAATTACTTAATCCATTATGATCAATTATAGTAGGAAAAATCTATTTGAAATGTGAATTAAAGAAGACAACCAATAATTTTTATGCCTAGGGATAGGGTAAACAAGGATTGATCATCGTTAAAACCcttattcttaatgcaattcaTTTAGCTACACTAATCAAGGGATTGGTAGTGAAGTCAAGGGACTTAAGTTCTCTCGCTTAAGGAATTGAGTTTAGGATAAATTGTGGTTGATAATAACGTAGTCTCAATTGAATAAGGATAATTGGTAATGCATGTTAGGTTAGTTTGATGAAGTTAAACCCCAACTATTTCATCTTATTGTGAGAACCTGTTTTTCTATGTTTACCGACAGAATTCCCTACTAGTTTTTCTTGCATTAAACTCATTTAAATTCTGCAATTGTCTTTACATTCAACAATTTAATCTTCGTAGTCTACTTAATTTACTGTAATTATATTGCAAAGTCCATGTGGAGACGATATCTACTCACTACTTTGTTACTTGGGTGATTTGTTATTCTTGCCGAAATCCCAACAAAgtaagacaaaataaaatattgaaggGAGATTATACCTTGCGGACCCTTGTAACTGATACACCCTTGCTCACTAGAGTGTCTGCAATCCAACCACCAACATTTGCAGAAATAGCCATTATCAACCATGGTAAAACACAAAATAGCCCAGATTCTGTAAGATTAAACTTCAAGACCTAGATATATGAAAAtaactttagttaattttaaacaGTGTCAATTGTTTTTCAAATATCCATGAAGATTACGAATCCAAATATTTTGTATGTCAGGATATTAACATTAATCCAACCAAAAGCTTATCTTTATAAGCTTGAATATTGATAATGCTGAGAATTGCGGCTTAAGTGCTTAACGAGTGTGTCAAGTAGGATGCTTAAAACGTCAAACATCAGCAGCAAGCATGCTCACATAATGAACTTTATGCCATTGGATGTTTACAACTAAGTAACAAACAAGAGTATGTGATAAATGGATGAGAAGATATCAAAATGAATGGGTAGATTAGATTTTTAGGTGAAAGATAGAAGAGATAATAAACTAATATCAGCAAAATGCATGAACAAAGAAATAACATGACATTTATGTAGTACTCAAAATACACTAATATCAACAATCCCCAAATGAATTATCCAAATGATTGGAATCGAGCAGAATTTAAAAGAGTGACCAGAAACAAGAGGCTGCCATCTAGTGGGGTATGAGGAGGGAAGATGTTGACTTCTAGGTCAcaagaaaaatagagaaaatttgaacaaaatgaaatcaaacaaaattaaacttaaataaacaaaaaagaaaggccTCTAACTTGCCACATCACCCAGCATTTTTGTTTTGGAAAGGCACAAAGATTTCATTGATAGGAACAAATGTCAAGGCTACAAGCTGTAACCAAGACAATAAAAGCAAATACAAGAATGAAAGCAGTATGGTAATACTAGGAACCCATAAAGCCCCAATCCCAAACCAGCAGCAGAACTCAGCCTTCTAACACCGCAAACATAAactaataaacaaaatacaaaagctTCAACCCATCCCACCAAAACACATATATCTCACCCCAATCTAGATTAAGCAAATACTACCCGCAGCATTTGTCCACAAGAGGATCCATATAACCATATGAATGGATCACTACACCAGCAGCAAATCACCCCCATGTTCCCTCCTATACCTCATATCCTCCAACTTCTGGCCCTAGATCCTCCTGCACGGCGAGATACAATCTACAGGATTGGTTATGCACATTGACAAAGGATACTTAAACCCTTTATGCCTATAGCGCTGCCACCTCCAAGATAACACATCTAatattctctctttctttccttcccCTTATATTATTTACATCATTTGCATGGTTTGCTACTTTACTGTCAGTTATATCACCAGCTTTCCCTCTTCCTCTTTGTCCATTGTAACACATTATACCTAGAACCAGACGatgcaatatatattttaaggtGTGGTTCCCTAAGAATTTTTCCTTATATAGGTATTGGAAACTTTATCATCTAGGTAAATTCATACACAACCATGTaggaacttaaaaaaaaaaataaagagcatAAATCTAAATCTGGCTTCGCCACATCAAGTAGAAACATGCCCAAAAAAGATAGAAAGACTTACTTGGTTATAGTATGTTGGCATCCATGTAAGTAGAATGAAAGTTCCCCAGTTGTGGCAAAAATGGGACACTATCAGAGCCCAGACTGGCGGCTTTGACAAAATTAATCTCCAAGGTATTGTTTTCACAGGTTCCTTGGAGGAACAGTTGGTAGTAATGAGCTTCTTTTCCTCGGGCCGCAGTTCAGGATCTTCAAGAGGTGAACTATGTGCCTACAGATCCCATAATAACAGAAAAGATTAGCACATCAGCAAACAGAACATTCTACCAAGATAGGGTGAGCttttcagaaacaaaaaaatgttttagctAGCAAATTCACGGTAGAGAATCAACTTCTAGACAAAAAGCAATTCTATaaagaaaatgtgtgtacaAGTATTTCCACGTTCAGAATGTAAaggaaataattttacataCGCAAATCATACCTTGCTAAGCCACACAGAAAACCAGACTGTCCCTAGAGAACCAAAGGAGTAAAATACTGATGGCCATCCAAACTGATGAATTAGGAAGGGAGAAAAGGCCAGTCCAGTGACTGATCCAAGATACATGCCACTGTAGACCAGCGCTAGTGATCTACTTCGCTCTGACACAGGAACCCATTTtgacaaaatattattcatgGCTGGCATAGCAACACCCTACAAAGGGTAAAGGCCAAAAAGAGTGAGGTCCATATGGAAGAAAGTTATCACCAAATTGTATCATCATCAACTAGATAAATCAAATGAACAAAACCTAAATACAGTTCCTTAAGTGTTGTTTGTGCTGTTCTCCAatcagaattggagttttaCCTCAGTAATTTGCATAACAAATGTTTGCATTAAATGTTTATCGAAGTGAAACTCCAATTCTAATGAGAGAATAGGTCAAACAACAGTACAACACTTAAACAACTATACACAAGTTTTCTCCAAAAACCATTACTAAAATCAGTCACAATATGGATTACAAGAAAGGAACATTTCactgttttttctttattagatGTTTTCTTTTACCAATACCAACGTAGTAGCAACTAGCAACATTAAGTTTTTTCCAAGTAGTAGAATGCAGAGAACCATATCATTTGGAACATTTTAACAGAACTCACTTCACCAATCCCCATGAATGCACGAGCAACTAGTAGGAAAGGCAATCCAAGTTTGGCAGCTATAGGAGTGAGGGCTGTCGCAACAGACCACCAAACCACACCAAATCCCAATACCTGCTTTCCTCCCACTGTGTCTGCCCATATTCCACCAGCAATCTGCAACATAAATCTAGCTATGCTTCAGACTCATAGCCTTAAGTTCAAAGTCATACAAGCAAGCAAAAGTTACTAGTCAAACTTTATCAAAACGAAACCACATTTACCTGAGTGAGGAGGTATCCCCAAAAGAAAGAAGACTGTATTAAACCTACAGTGCTCGGGTTCCAGTTGTACTCTGCAGACATAGGAAGTATAGCAATGCTCATATTTACCTGCAAATGAGAAATCAACGGAAGTTTCTAAGAGGTAAAAAGCTAACTGAAGACTCCACAGCAGTGATAACTAAACAAACGTTTTGCAAATTGAACCATATGATCTAATTATTTCTTTCTATGACATAACCATAATTAGATGGATTTAGTTCAGTAAACTCTGTGATGACACATATTCAGAAAGAAAAcctaaatatagaaaa
This window harbors:
- the LOC100792104 gene encoding sodium-dependent phosphate transport protein 1, chloroplastic, whose product is MSGRAIISCFSPPSTTPCSAPIPVLSRRNHLLHATPPSPHLLSRRSHLVVAGGGGGKTWANVKSEKNVSESPKYEDDAVVQKARDLDNVEEEARWWQVFPKRWVIVVLCFSAFLLCNMDRVNMSIAILPMSAEYNWNPSTVGLIQSSFFWGYLLTQIAGGIWADTVGGKQVLGFGVVWWSVATALTPIAAKLGLPFLLVARAFMGIGEGVAMPAMNNILSKWVPVSERSRSLALVYSGMYLGSVTGLAFSPFLIHQFGWPSVFYSFGSLGTVWFSVWLSKAHSSPLEDPELRPEEKKLITTNCSSKEPVKTIPWRLILSKPPVWALIVSHFCHNWGTFILLTWMPTYYNQVLKFNLTESGLFCVLPWLIMAISANVGGWIADTLVSKGVSVTRVRKIMQTIGFLGPAFFLTQLSHVNSPVMAVLCMTCSQGTDAFSQSGLYSNHQDIAPRYSGILLGLSNTAGVLAGVFGTAATGYILQHGSWDDVFKVSVVLYLVGTVVFNLFSTGEKVLE